Proteins from one Salarias fasciatus chromosome 14, fSalaFa1.1, whole genome shotgun sequence genomic window:
- the ppp1r13l gene encoding relA-associated inhibitor has protein sequence MSSQTTYGSSLLFQTMSDDLNASLATADELSREFSSLMKEASTTDTKLKTSDSQAHSTLSRDLRQSSLPSAHSFSTQDSSGSLNGSSKSSSSSSFHPVDSVVSSSFSVPSSPVFTTSPLSSPKLRRETHSPVPHMASDGYSYGQQSPRMKRQSSPSRFDRSPRSSVSYMERSPSPQPGSVSLEPPGRSASVHGAFLSPYDNAQMGRRSPRRDRSPSPLSFNHPSSTLPRNFFRKPEESVQRPKIPSKWNESDLDESYEKKPHHTYDKTEWLRQSVPNSNWRESNLDGPPPAPSPKKDPRFSSLQYSHASLPRNTRITVPPDVSSPSHSPYHPQPIISRISIPPASPQPHQRKPIPLSVIMRLQNPQWGRLASTRHPRVTGGEGDMGPHYQPPMPFPREFFHQPALQPQLHPPELRQPAIYSDALNPADVDAELERMDYFHHIPVILENPGSPEGGAGVRPPAPRPLSPTKLQPVVAPEAQADVIPDLEELLRIRAEIPRALKRRGSVDQSLPLKKASHYQPNQYKNLIDKLFHRKDQRHKGEQGSETSSSSDGEDCAMPPAPLPTPSSTIFHDIKNYHSILRRPNRERRGSGKRARLSPLVLLLDGALVGELETVQRAVQEMTDPSQSNDEGITGLHNAVCGGHYNVVDFLVRIGANVSAPDSHGWTPLHCAASCNDRPLCEFLVRSGAAVMAMTESDGAVASQKCDPYAPEFAECEGFLKGVEEAMGVDNSGVLYALWSYPAQAPDELSFKEGDMVTILQKPEGSDWWWASLCGREGFVPNNYFGLFPKVRPKSLC, from the exons ATGAGCTCTCAAACAACCTATGGCAGCAGCCTGCTGT TCCAGACGATGAGCGACGACCTGAACGCGTCGCTGGCCACCGCCGATGAGCTATCCAGAGAGTTCAGCTCCCTGATGAAGGAGGCCTCCACCACGGACACAAAGCTCAAAACATCTGATTCTCAG gCCCACTCCACTCTCTCCAGGGATCTGCGTCAGTCCTCCCTGCCCTCCGCCCACTCCTTCTCCACCCAGGACTCCAGCGGGAGCCTCAATGGCAGCTCCAAGTCCTCCAGCTCTTCGTCCTTCCACCCCGTTGACTCTGtggtctccagcagcttcagtgtGCCGTCGTCGCCCGTCTTCACCACCAGCCCGCTGTCGTCCCCCAAGCTGCGCCGGGAGACGCACTCTCCGGTCCCCCACATGGCCTCGGACGGCTACTCGTACGGCCAGCAGAGCCCCCGCATGAAGAGGCAGAGCTCGCCGTCTCGCTTTGACCGCAGCCCCCGGAGCTCGGTCAGCTACATGGAGAGGAGTCCTTCACCGCAACCCGGGAGCGTTTCTCTGGAGCCGCCGGGTCGCTCTGCCTCGGTCCACGGCGCCTTCCTCAGCCCCTATGACAACGCTCAGATgggccgccgctcgccgcggcGAGACAGAAGTCCCTCCCCGTTGTCCTTCAATCATCCGTCCAGCACGCTTCCTCGAAACTTTTTCCGGAAGCCAG AGGAAAGTGTGCAGCGACCGAAGATTCCCAGCAAGTGGAACGAGTCGGATCTGGACGAATCCTACGAGAAGAAACCGCACCACACCTATGACA agacagagtggCTGCGGCAGTCGGTGCCAAACAGCAACTGGCGAGAATCCAACCTTGATGGACCTCCTCCCGCACCAAGTCCTAAGAAG gaCCCTCGCTTCAGCTCTCTTCAGTATTCCCACGCTTCGCTCCCCCGTAACACCCGTATAACAGTACCGCCCGATGTTTCATCCCCGTCCCACTCCCCTTACCACCCCCAGCCCATCATCTCTCGCATCTCCATCCCTCCCGCCTCCCCCCAGCCCCACCAGCGCAAACCCATCCCCCTGTCTGTGATCATGCGCCTCCAAAACCCGCAGTGGGGACGGCTGGCCAGCACCCGCCACCCCAGAGTgacgggaggggagggggacatGGGGCCACACTACCAGCCGCCCATGCCCTTCCCCAGGGAGTTCTTCCACCAGCCTGCGCTCCAGCCTCAGCTCCACCCGCCCGAGCTGAGGCAGCCGGCCATCTACAGCGACG cTCTGAACCCAGCGGATGTTGATGCAGAACTGGAGCGAATGGACTACTTCCACCACATCCCGGTGATTCTGGAGAATCCCGGCAGCCCGGAGGGAGGCGCCGGCGTGCGGCCGCCCGCCCCCCGGCCCCTCAGCCCCACCAAGCTGCAGCCGGTGGTGGCCCCCGAGGCCCAGGCCGACGTCATCCCcgacctggaggagctgctccgcATCAGGGCGGAGATCCCGCGGGCCCTGAAGAGACGGGGATCCGTGGATCAGTCGCTGCCCCTGAAGAAGGCCAGCCACTACCAACCCAACCAGTACAAGAATCTCATCGACAAGCTGTTTCACAGGAAGGACCAGCGCCACAAAGGGGAGCAGGGCAGCGagaccagcagctcctcggATGGGGAGGACTGTGCGATGCCTCCAGCTCCTTTACCTACACCCTCATCCACCATTTTTCATGACATCAAA AATTACCATTCCATTCTGCGGCGGCCCAACCGAGAGCGTCGAGGTTCTGGAAAGCGAGCCCGGCTCAGCCcgctggtcctgctcctggatGGAGCGTTGGTGGGAGAACTGGAGACCGTGCAGAGAGCCGTGCAGGAG ATGACTGATCCGAGTCAGTCGAACGACGAAGGCATCACTGGACTCCATAACGCCGTCTGCGGGGGGCATTACAACGTGGTGGACTTCCTGGTTCGCATCGGCGCGAACGTCAGCGCTCCAGACAGCCACGGCTG GACCCCGCTGCACTGCGCGGCCTCCTGCAACGACCGGCCGCTGTGCGAGTTCCTGGTGAGGAGCGGCGCCGCCGTCATGGCCATGACGGAGAGCGACGGCGCCGTGGCCTCTCAGAAGTGCGACCCCTACGCTCCGGAGTTCGCCGAGTGTGAGGGCTTCCTGAAGG GCGTGGAGGAGGCCATGGGCGTGGATAACAGCGGCGTGCTGTACGCTCTGTGGAGCTACCCGGCCCAGGCGCCCGACGAGCTGAGCTTCAAGGAGGGAGACATGGTGACCATCCTGCAGAAGCCCGAGGGCTCCGACTGGTGGTGGGCCTCCCTCTGCGGCAGGGAGGGCTTCGTCCCCAACAACTACTTTGGG CTTTTTCCCAAAGTCCGTCCCAAATCTCTGTGCTGA